One Manihot esculenta cultivar AM560-2 chromosome 18, M.esculenta_v8, whole genome shotgun sequence genomic window carries:
- the LOC110606487 gene encoding outer envelope pore protein 21, chloroplastic — METSLRYGGDSKALRIHAKEKFPLDSITRLQVHGALDTRIGAPSYFSAMIRRFYPDLSASLGVGLQYDKHEKLTYRMRAKKAFPVTSDGLLSFNIKGWCNIDKEFKERKSKGAAEFAWSIFNFQKDQDVRFKIGYEVVDKVPYVQIRENNWTLNADMNGRWNVRFDL; from the exons ATGGAGACGTCTTTGAGATATGGAGGAGACTCCAAAGCTCTGAGAATCCATGCCAAGGAAAAATTTCCTCTCGATTCTATAACCCGCTTGCAG GTTCATGGAGCCCTAGATACAAGAATTGGGGCGCCAAGCTATTTTAGTGCAATGATAAGACGCTTCTACCCAGAT TTGTCAGCCAGCCTTGGTGTGGGATTGCAGTACGATAAACATGAGAAGCTCACATACAGAATGCGAGCAAAGAAAGCCTTTCCTGTGACTAGTGATGGTTTGTTAAGCTTCAATATTAAGGGATGGTGCAATATTGACAAAGAATTTAAAGAG AGGAAGTCAAAAGGAGCTGCAGAATTTGCTTGGAGCATATTTAATTTTCAGAAAGACCAAGACGTTAGGTTCAAAATTGGGTATGAAGTGGTGGATAAG GTTCCTTACGTGCAGATTAGGGAAAATAACTGGACCCTCAATGCTGACATGAATGGTAGATGGAATGTGAGATTTGATTTGTGA